ACCAAATTACTCATCTACTCAAGGCAGGTTTCTCAAGGTCTGAGTTGGAAGTCCTCTTGAAGAGAAGTGTGAGGTCAGATGGAAAAATAGTTTGAGTTTAAATGATGGAAATCCTAAAATGACCACCTTAGGTTCTCAGCTTTTGTCTGATATTTAGGAAAAGACCTTTGAAGGTACCTAAGCACAATGAGGAAAGTGATGTTTAGGAGGGCAAGTGTTGTGGCTATATGTAGATAGGCAGGAAAGGGGTACAGGGAGAAAAGTTAAGGACCTGTTGAAGTAATTAGGCATGAGACAGTGACCATCTAGCCTATCGGTGATTGAAGCCCATTAGAAACAATCTGACACACTTTAAAGAGAAATTAACAATGCTTTTCATTGTGACTGACCAGCTAAATGAGAAATCCAAGAAGGCTCAGGTGATAAGCATGAGAGACTAGGGGAACAGTGATACCGTGACAAAATGAGGAATTTGAAGCTTAGAGGAGATGCTCATTGGAGGGATAGACAGACGAATTTAGGTGGTAGATTGAGACACGGCAACAAGATACAGATTAATTCAATATGTAGGTAGAAAGGCTATGTTAGAGGAGGCTTCCCCTCACCCACAATATGTATTCATAAAGACACAGTCTGCACAAAATATGATGCCAACGATAGGTTTCTTCATGGCACACAATGAAGAAATACCCATTGAACATACATTGCTTTCTGCCCCCTTATGTCCTTCACATATGGATCTGTGGACCTAGAGAAAACTGAGGTATGTCTTAAACAACAAAGAATGTATTTGAGCCAAATTTGAGCCACTGCAGCCCAGGAAATGCTTCCAAGTTACTTTGCGAAGTGCCCTGGAGAACAAAAGAGATGCTGgagcttttaaagaaaaaaggacgAATCAGGAGAGGGGGAGATTACAAAAGTTGTTTTTCAACTGCTACAGTTGGTGTGATTGTATCTAAAGGGACTGGTTTTAACAGTTAAAAAGGCCGCCTGTGGTAAGGGGCCTTCCAGAGCTCAGCAGGAAGCAGTCAGCAGATGCTTTGGCCATTGTTCAGCCAGGAAGTTGTGACCTCCATCCACGGCTTGCCTGAGGTTCAAGCTAAAATGGCCTCCTGGCTCCATTTTAGATTCTTTGATTAACCTGTTGTCATTTGCCTTCATCAGACCCTAACACCGATTTCTGTCACATCTCGAGtataaaaagcaataataaatatgAGATTTCATAAGCCCAAGTAAAATATTTCTCCTCTTTACATTCACATATTTCTTCTGAGCTGAAATAAAATATCCCACATATaaccaattatttttctttgctgggCAACagatttattattcatttacttaaaaaaagttTAGCACAAAGATATGTTATGTAGAAAGATAAAGCATGACACTTTTTATATTTTcgctgatttttgaaaaaaagacatttctggtAGAACTACATAAACACAGACATGAAAAACATCAacatcacatttttaaacaattggCAAGCACATTGGgccttaataaaaataaaattaaactggtAATTTTGGAACCTGCATACTGTGAGATGTGTACATGTTTCTTCTGGAAAAATCTACATGTTGGTTCCAAATGAAGATTACCTATTGGAGTAATTCAAAGGCAAGGAATATTTAAACCTAGTTGTTTCAAGAGGAGAAACAATAACGGCAGGCATTAGATCTGGAAAGAACTGAGCACTTAAGATAGACAGGCATTCTTATCTGATTCAAAAGTTAACTCTAGGTACTCAAAAGTTAGCTCTCTAGCTGCTCTGGGAGCAGTCTTATTCATTGAATTAACAATAGCTCATATTAGAAGTGATGAAATTTTCAGTTGCCTTAGGTTGCTATTACTATCACTATCTTAAAGTTTTTGAGTCCAGcttttcattatatataaataagattAGTTTCTTTTCATCTGTATGATAGCCCTTCAAAAGACAAGAACTTGAAAAGGTAGAAGAGCAAGGAAAACAGCAACAAAAGGACCAATATGTGGAAGAGAgagataaatgcataaaataatttaGCTCAACTAAAATTCATTATTATTCAAATGGCATCCTGCCAGCTTACAAAGACAGAGGGGGATCATGAGGGCTTTCCTCTATGAACTTCAAATCTATGCAGGAAGACAATAAGTTCTATGTATGTGATTCAATAACAAAAGAATACAATTTCCAAGGTGAAGCAATAAGCATGATAGTATATGCCAAATAGCTGAGAAAGTCTGATGTCATTAAAAGAGGCtccaaaaaggaaatatatgtgaTCCCATGCCAAGGGAGGTGTAGGATTTGTCGCAGAAACCCCAGATAGGACAATAGCATAAGATAACCTGAGGGAAATGATTAGGCTGCTAAGGAGTCAGGAGTAACTCAGAGAAGATGTAAAGAGGAAGAGCAATAGGCAAGGCCCACAAGTTAATGGAGGGCCTTGAATAGAGGGCAGAGGCATAGGAGTCTGATTCTAGAGCTCTTAGGAAGCCACTGTAGGTTTTTAAACAGGAAAGTAGCTTCAGAAGTAAGCAGATGTTGTGTATCCATTACATTAAAACAATCTGCTGAGTTAAATGAAAATTTGATCAAACTCATGCTTGCATGTACATAGTTTGATCTGGTCTTTCGCTTTGGAGGTATGATGATGGACATGCAATATGGTTTATATATCTATATCGTAAAAAGTTAGGATTTAAAAAGTTTAGTCATCTAATAATCTTACCTTTTAATAAACTGACATATGAAGCATTTATACTTGACTATGCTGAGATTTTTGCAAATATGGTTccctaaaattatttataaattattaaaatttgtttatcaactaaataaatgcacatagttctatggactgaattgtgttcctccaaaattcatatgttgaaaccctaccCCCCAGTATATTTGACCTTGACTCAAAGTCTTCAGAACCGTGACAAATTGATGCCCTGCAcggcggttcacacctgtaatctcagcactttggaaggcctcaGTGGAAGGATCGCATGAATCCAGgtatttgagactagcctggcaataAAGTGAgatctatgagaaataaattcctgttgtttaagtaTGGCATTATGTTGTGATAGCCAGAGCAGACTAACATACATTGCAGCATTATAAACAATCTCAGACACTTCACTGATACTCTCTCTCCATGACATTCTCTAAATTTTTCTTGGCTTTACCTTAAAAGTGGGTGGCAGGCAAGGGGAACGTGAACTAATGGCTACTGAATGTTGAATTAGCACCTGTTACATGCCATACATATATTATTGAATTTAATCCTGGTAGGCATATGTGACACAGTGATCTATAGGGAATGTTTCAATACAACTTTATTGGAAACAAGTGATAGAAAATGTGCACATTTTATAATCCACAATTAGGAGTCTTCTAAGTAGTATACACATAGAACGAATTTATAACTGTTAACCACAGTggacaatgaaaataaaacactcctTGATAACTTTTCTGAAGGATAatcaataatttatttctctttaattgtCACAATTACCACAATTATCTAGCTACATGACCAATGTCACTACATATCACAGGAAGATTGTCCACCTACACTTTACTGAGACAAAGACAATGGCCATTTTTGTGTTAAATGTACAATGAGATGTTAGCACCATTTATGTGTTAAATGTACAATGGGATGTTAAAAAGCAGTGGCTTTTATGTGTAAGACAAGATGTGGCACATGATTTATTACGAACAGGTTTGATTTCAAACGTATTATGCCAAGAAACAAGCATAGAAATGTTTTGGCATTAAGGTGTTATTAAAGTAGAAAATAAGTGAACTAGAGAAATAAATCCAGATTTTCACTTACATTAGATACATTGAAGTAGGAAATTAATTGGCTCCTCAGTATTTttgtgcaagttttttttttgttttctttccttttgtttttgatttttttaataaacgAGTAATATGAATATATCACAAGTAAAAGAAAGATCTCAGCCAAAACGAAGTTGCCAgtatatgaaaaacaaatgaaaatttacCAGGTATTTTTTGCTTACAAAAAATTTAACCTATAAAGagtcacaaaatatatataaaaacgcCACATTGAACGAGGCAATCATACTCTACCGAAACTGGTAGCATCCTCTGAAAATCAGTCACATGCATTCCATTCATTCGGTCATACAGTGGTCACTGACAAGAAGGCATTATGGACTCTCGTGCCATCTGGAGACTTGGCCCCATGGGTCATCAGTTCTTGGATTGTCATCCAGTTGTCCaaaattttcttgtttctcttcttcATCATCTTTTTGTGACTCAGTTCAATGATATTGATCTCCTTCTTGCCCTCACTGCCACTCTGAGGGCTCTCCTTGAGACACTCTAACCGGCTACGCATCATGAACTCACGGCGGCGGCGCTGCTCTTTGGCCCTAAGCAGGTGctgctttctctcctctttgcTCCAGTAGCGCCCCATTTTCATCTCGCTCATGGTGTCGTCGTCTGTGGTCATGCCACTCCGCTCCTCCTTGATCTTTAAGGCACGTTCCTTCAGGATGCGGTCTCGCACGGGTCTCTTTGTGATGTACCGTGTCCCGTCGCTCCTAATTTTCACCTTCCATTCCATCTTGGGCTCTGAACACTTCTGAGACTCCTTGCACATGCTCACCAAGCTGAGCTGACTCTGAGCATACTCGACGGCAGATTTCTGTTGAATTAACTGCATGTAGCTTTGATAATGCCGGGCGTGTGCTGGGATGTTTGCATACCTATATGAGGAGCTGTGGTAAGGCGAGAGGTATGGGATGTGTTCGCTGTCTGCCTTCTCTTGATCAGGAAGCTTGCTGCCTTCCAAAATCTCCTTGCTTTCAGCGCTACAGCCTTGCTCAGTGGTTTTGGCTTTGGTGGAGGTCGACTCTTTACTGCTCTGTCCGGAAGAGGACTGGGTGGCTGCCATTGTGCTTCTCAGGTTTTTCTTATTGGTGAGGTTGATCATCCTTGGAAGGGAACTGTCAGGGGAACGGTCTACGGTGAGCGGAGTACTTCTGCAGCTCTCAGCTGTGTTGTAAGCACTAGAACTGTCCTTGTCAGACTTTTCTGGATGCTCCATGATGTCGTCCAGCTTTCCCCTTTGCATATCTATGCTGGTGTTGTAATTCCGGAATCCTCCATCATGCAATGTCCAGATGTCTCCATACTGGTCTGTCACTTTCTGGAGCCTGTGAGCTTGCATGATATTCTGACACTCAAGCTCAATGTTTCTCAGCTCTTCATTAAGCAACTGTAGCTCATGCTCCACTCCCTCTTGCTCCCCTTGATTGCATTCAATTGTGCTGCTCGAGTAATACAGGTCATACTCTCCATGATTTCGAATCTTGCATTTGAGCTCCAAGAGCTGCCTGAATCTTTCACAGTCCTCATCTTGGTTGCCAACGCAGTCTGAGTCAATGTATTCACCAGACACAAGGCTCTCATTGTACTGAAGTTCAACACTTCCTAGAGTGTCTTGGCTCTGCCCCAGGTCTCTCTTGCTCTTCAAAGATGTGCTATTGGGGTCCTCAGCTGCATTCTCCTGCTCTGAGCTCTCATCATTTCGCAAGCTTTCATCTGTACGTCCTACTCCACTGTCCTTCTCATGGTTGTTGGATGAGGATGTTGCAGTGTCTGTTgtgccttcttcttcttcttgcttttttgGCTAAGAAAATGAtgtgaacaaagaaaatgaaagaacaaagaaaattaattattttggaAGACATTGGTTATTAAAAATCTTGCTTGAAAACCAATGTTTCTTGGCAAAGTTGCATCTCCTAGAAAATTGCTCTACTTTAAGGTCCAtcacaattttagaaataaaggaaattagcTCATGACAGCTTTTTatacaagaaatgaagaaaacgaAAGCTGCTTGAATATGGCTATGATATTCACTTGGATATAAATAAGACAGGATACATTCAAATAAGTGATTCTTTAGGTTTTCTCTTACTTGGGaaacttgggaggtgaaggtggctTAGTAATATATCACTGGCTTAGTAATATGCTGACAATGGGTAAGCCAAACATCACAGAGATTTAGGAATAAGTTAACATTATGTACTGGAGTCTAGGACATTGCTGTCTATAGGGGAGGATGCTCAATCCCAGATGGATTCAGGTTATTAGTGACAGATTCGTGTTATTAATGACAGAGGCAAAGCTTCATCTTCCAGTGCCAGAATTTCTTATATGTCCAGGATGCCATATTCTTGAATACATGGGCTGTGACCTCAGTGCACTCTAAATCATGTTTCTCAAAAGCAACAACAATGTCTTAGGACTCATTTGGGTTGTGTAAGATTTTTCTACTCTTAACCagggattttttttcaaagataagTTTTAgtctattaataataaaaattcagtcCCATGAAAATTTGAACAGCACTGATTGCCAGACATGGGcataatatcaaataatttttgacatatatatcacatatatgtatatatgtatccatGTATGtttatgtagtgtgtgtgtgtgtgtgtgtgtgtgagagagagagagagagagagggagagagactggtAATTTTTGGCTTTCAAGTAAAACGATTAACTGTAATTGTCCTAATAAGATGCATGTGTAGTTCTTTCTCTGGGAATATGGTGAAGTTACTTTCACCTCTATCAGTCATCACATGATAATCTATAAGGCAGTTTCTAGATTATATCTGCCTCATGCCTAAGTTTATtcactagatagatagatagatagatagatagataggtagacagatagatagatagatagagctaGCTCCATCCCTCTAGCAGATGtaattacataattaaatataatcaaGCAAACAGCTAGTGCTAAATAAGGATGAAACGGGTGATAAAAGGTATTCTAAAAGAAGTCTAAAAGGTATCTCTAGATAATTGTTATTTTGTTCCACAAAAGTAATGGcagaaaaaaagtaacataaattGAAGAGGCGAGAACACAACCATGTATCAGTTTATTCTATGACTCTCAATCTTTCCCTGAAATATGTTCcttcatttgttgaaaacacaCTGAGATTTACCTTACATGTcttgctgattaaaaaaaaatataataagtaaCTGTAACTAACAATGGAAAGCTTGCTGCATCCCTAGGCTGTGACTTACAAGGTGACAATAGTATTTAATATGGCAATGTCTGTGTACTATACCATATAACTATCAAAGGATGTTATTGATACTGGGCATTTGAATTTATATATCatgttatttataattatatttttctaatatcttGTCATgagctgaaaaatacaagaagactagtaatttttttcttatttcacagGCAGATGAAATAATCATGACAAATTACGCTATTGGAGATGTTGCACAATGTAACAGGATTCATAATACCAAGAATACTATGTAAAATGAAACTTTCCATAAAGTAGGTTCACATATgggtatgtattttattttttcaattgaatttccccttttctttgttattggtctatgaacaactgtgaaaataaaaagagttttCCATTCTCA
The Rhinopithecus roxellana isolate Shanxi Qingling chromosome 10, ASM756505v1, whole genome shotgun sequence DNA segment above includes these coding regions:
- the PDZRN4 gene encoding PDZ domain-containing RING finger protein 4 isoform X2, with product MGCNLCTFQKREEHYKLLYEVSQVNGKDLSKATHEEAVEAFRNAKEPIVVQVLRRTPLSRPTYGMAPEVQLMNASTQTDITFEHIMALAKLRPPTPPVPDICPFLLSDSCHSLHPMEHEFYEDNEYISSLPADADRTEDFEYEEVELCRVSSQEKLGLTVCYRTNDEEDTGIYVSEVDPNSIAAKDGRIREGDRILQINGEDVQNREEAVALLSNDECKRIVLLVARPEIQLDEGWLEDERNEFLEELNLEMLEEEHSEAMQPTANEVEQPKKQEEEEGTTDTATSSSNNHEKDSGVGRTDESLRNDESSEQENAAEDPNSTSLKSKRDLGQSQDTLGSVELQYNESLVSGEYIDSDCVGNQDEDCERFRQLLELKCKIRNHGEYDLYYSSSTIECNQGEQEGVEHELQLLNEELRNIELECQNIMQAHRLQKVTDQYGDIWTLHDGGFRNYNTSIDMQRGKLDDIMEHPEKSDKDSSSAYNTAESCRSTPLTVDRSPDSSLPRMINLTNKKNLRSTMAATQSSSGQSSKESTSTKAKTTEQGCSAESKEILEGSKLPDQEKADSEHIPYLSPYHSSSYRYANIPAHARHYQSYMQLIQQKSAVEYAQSQLSLVSMCKESQKCSEPKMEWKVKIRSDGTRYITKRPVRDRILKERALKIKEERSGMTTDDDTMSEMKMGRYWSKEERKQHLLRAKEQRRRREFMMRSRLECLKESPQSGSEGKKEINIIELSHKKMMKKRNKKILDNWMTIQELMTHGAKSPDGTRVHNAFLSVTTV